From Schistocerca cancellata isolate TAMUIC-IGC-003103 chromosome 6, iqSchCanc2.1, whole genome shotgun sequence, a single genomic window includes:
- the LOC126088358 gene encoding uncharacterized protein LOC126088358 codes for MEHLIQIVQDNPVLYDTSHPDYMRSKLKDEIWKKVAEELHYSNWETAKENWRKLRDCHRDALRRQKKKSGQAATSVRPWLYQNQMEFLVPYMANRGTVTNIMEEVNATTSVANDGGGDDITDTQRNETQGDLGTPLSKKKKKADVSKIILESTNSYEERAKKRDILRERSLHQENDALHQFFMSMYLSTKEMPKAYQVLVKKKVFQLVSETEEEILTKSVAPHHSSIPSCSTENSSSTTSISDSPGIEFEPSAPHLL; via the exons ATGGAACACCTCATTCAGATAGTTCAGGACAACCCAGTGCTGTACGACACCAGTCATCCGGATTACATGCGGAGTAAATTGAAGGACGAAATATGGAAGAAGGTTGCAGAGGAATTACATTACAGCAATT gggaaacagcgaaAGAAAATTGGAGAAAACTTAGGGATTGTCATCGAGATGCCCTCCGTAGACAGAAAAAGAAGAGTGGGCAAGCAGCGACCTCAGTCCGCCCATGGCTGTACCAAAATCAGATGGAATTTTTAGTTCCATATATGGCCAACAGAGGTACTGTAACAAATATAATGGAAGAGGTAAATGCTACAACGAGCGTTGCAAATGATGGTGGAGGAGATGACATAACAGACACACAGAGGAACGAAACACAAGGCGACTTGGGGACGCCattgtcaaagaagaagaagaaagcagatgTCAGTAAAATCATTCTTGAAAGTACTAACAGCTACGAGGagagagctaagaaaagagacattttaCGCGAAAGATCACTGCATCAAGAAAATGACGCCTTACACCAATTTTTCATGTCGATGTACCTATCGACAAAAGAGATGCCAAAGGCGTACCAAGTGTTGgtaaagaaaaaagtgtttcagttaGTATCTGAAACGGAGGAGGAAATTTTGACTAAATCAGTGGCTCCACATCATTCATCAATACCATCATGCAGCACAGAAAATAGTTCGTCTACCACGTCAATATCTGACTCTCCTGGTATAGAGTTTGAACCTTCAGCACCACATTTACTataa